The Acipenser ruthenus chromosome 45, fAciRut3.2 maternal haplotype, whole genome shotgun sequence sequence aattaaaaaaaaaactgattgcgTAAATCTTCTTTTCTGCAAAAACAGAAGAAGATTGCGAGGTGACTGGTGGCTCAGTGACTGGGGGGGGAGTCCTTCTACTGTGATAtcctgtagtaaaagcacagcacagtgtagtaaagcacagacaagataatgaaccagcccccttctcaaagcacagtgaagagaatgaaccagcccccttctcaaagcacagtgaagataatgaaccagcccccttctcaaagcacagtgaagataatgaaccagcccccttctcaaagcacagtgaagataatgaaccagcccccttctcaaagcacagtgaagataatgaaccagcccccttctcaaagcacagtgaagataatgaaccagcccccttctcaaagcacagagaagataatgaaccagcccccttctcaaagcacagtgaagataatgaaccagcccccttctcaaagtttactgctttggTATCCCCAAAGCATGGGGAAGCAAAGTAACAAGCTGACTGGAGAATGTAAAGGAACTGAACTGTCAACAAAGGATGCACACAACAGGTTAAACTGTGGGAGGATGTGGTGAAGTGGCACTATCGTAGTGTCAAAGTGAACATGACTGTGGGCTCTGTCTGCAGCAGCAGCGAGGCTCAGTGGAGTTCGGTTTGAGGGTTTCAGTGTTTTTGAGCTGCTTTGTAACAACGTCACGGCTGTTTTCTCTTTCCTTCTTTAAAGCGAGGCTGGGGCAGGGGCAGCTCAGAGGGTTAATGGGTTCAGTACGAAAGCCCAACACGTGGGTTACTGTGACCGGTGAAAGATTATCTTATCAGCAGAGAAACAGCAGCTCTCTGCGAGAGAGATAGCGCCAATCCTGCGCTGTGTGGTAACTccaaaaagagaagaaaaaaaaaaacaacattccctCCCAATGACATTTCTAAGCAGTTGGGGACAAAAAAACACCTCTTCTGTGCTGCACCCTACACTTTACCATGTACAGCTCCGGACAAAAGtgttgcattacctagaatttgaggattgagacatcattaaatgatatacatttaaagaaaatactAAATGGTATcacaaaaagtctaccggaagccatactagtagtacagtatttcatgttcaccCAGCATTTTTGAAATGTCACGTTTGTTTTCAGCttttgtcagtatatggaaaactacaaagcggtgtgtaattcaatatgttaacgtaactttattcagcaggtttcattcaaccttTATGAGTTTAtgagcaaaatgagttcattctagagggtgatgcaaagcttttggccagagctgcataAGCACGTGGCCAGCTGCTCTGGGAGGGAGATGAGGGCGTGGATTGGGAGTAGGGagagacccttataaaagtgtcccatagtaaaagcacagcagagtgtaataaagcacagtgaaagcatggtaaagcattggcaaGCATGGAGAGGTATGCTTCAGGAAATACAAAGCATTGTCAATCCACAGTGTATGCGTGGGAGTAGCTTGGGGTGAGTTTGGCATTGCCGTTGCTGTGGTGCAGCGTGTGCTGACACGACCCTGTGCTGTCTGTCCCTGGCAGGAGGGCCCTGGGTGCCGCTAACTCTTGGTGAATGTGTGCGTCGGCGAACTGTGTCCTCCAGGCCCAGAGGAACTTTGAGGTGAGCACCTGGGCATTCCAGGGGAGTGGAGAACACTGCTGAACTACgagaaatctgcaataaatacatgcCATGTGGCACAGACtgagagggagggaagcagtgtggctctagtggagctgaggagggactgggagggagggaagcagtgtggctctagtggagctgaggagggactgggagggagggaagcagtgtggctctagtggagctgaggagggactgggagggagggaagcagtgtggctgtagtggagctgaggagggactgggagggagggaagcagtgtggctctagtggagctgaggagggactgagagggagggaagcagtgtggctctagtggagctgaggagggactgggagggagggaagcagtgtggctctagtggagctgaggagggactgggagggagggaagcagtgtggctctagtggagctgaggagggactgggagggagggaagcagtgtggctctagtggttagagctgaggagggactgggagggagggaagcagtgtggctgtagtggagctgaggagggactgggagggagggaagcagtgtggctctagtggagctgaggagggactgggagggagggaagcagtgtggctctagtggttagagctgaggagggactgggagggagggaagcagtgtggctctagtggagctgaggagagactgggagggagggaagtagcgtggctctagtggttagagctgagatcTTATTTTACTATGATACACTGTTATGCCAGCCCCTTTCATTTCTGTAATCTGCAGGTGTTTCTGTCTTTCtcaatctctccctctccctgtagGGGTTGGCTCCCCAGGGCAGGCTCCATGCGGGGGTGACGATGGCCCCCGTGGGCCCCCAGCCGGGCCCTCGCTCCAGgatgcctcacctgcctcactgCGAGCCTGACATGGAGTTCACCTGGCAGGAGCTGATGGCTCTCACTGATCTGCAGGTCAGTAACGCCGCAGAGCAGCACAAACAGGCTTGTATTGTACAGGCTCCACAGGTAACAAAATAAAGTCAAGGCCAGTCAGCATACAGGCAGTGCTGCAGTCTGTACAAGAGTTTAATCGAAACAGACTTCCAAAACGAATAAactatctaaataaataaatcaataaagtcCTCCAAGCTGCCTCGCACACATAGTGAAATGTAAAGAGTACAGCTGTGGCTTGGGTGATGGAAATGCTCCTGGACTGTGACTCCTTTTGAAAGGGAGCGATCCTGTTCAGTGATCTCTCTTATCTAgatatgcagcagcagcagcacatagCTGGACACCAGCAGGCCATTGGCTGCTCTCAGGTCCAAATCGCCCCCCCCCTGCTCCCAATGTTAGTCTAACAAAGAGCTTATTGAAGTCAGGAGGGGGGCTGTGCTTGGGGGGTGCAGCGCTATGCAGCAGACAGGCTAACCTGGAACTACacaatgcccatctgttacaccaGGAAACCAGACTCCTTCTGGGACCTCAGCTGGTATCTccaggaggggaggggaggggggggggggcaaatcaTTAGAGAAGAACCCCCCTGTTTAATTTaaggatcctttttttttttttttttttttaactgttaacaactgGCTTAACGTTAACAATTTTTTggctcgtgtttttttttttggttaatggtTAGTTTATATATAGCGTATTCAAGAATTAATCAGCAAAGCAGAGGGACAGAGAGGCGGGGATCAGAATAACAGGAGTGTCGCTGTGTGATAAGAGGGGCTGAGGAAGGGGGGGCTGAACACTGGAACACAGCGAACAGGCTTCCTAAACGAGctcgcacacacacgcgcacgcacgcgaAGACACACAATCCCGTCTCCATGACAGGTTTTTGTAAATTGCTAAGGTTTTGAAACGCATTGTCACCAACCTTAGCCAGCTTAGAAAGGAAAACAGAAACATACTTAAATCAAAACCAAATTATACAGGAAAATCAACCAGTGATACTCACAACAATACTACTGCTACCAATGATATTATAAAAAACATCTAGAAAACTGTCATACAGTacctgcaaagaaaaaacttaaaaaatgtgtaacagctcagtgtgtgtctcagtgtaacAGATATtgaccctcctctctctctctctgcctctcctaatCCCCACAGGAATTCGAGGTACCCGGTGAGCCCTCCTACGACCCTGCAGTCTCCTACCTCCCCTCCCCGCAGCCCATGATGCCCCCAGGGGGGTTCGGAGCTGCCCAGCCCCTTGCTGAGCCCACCATGCCAGCCTGCGGGCTCCCCCCTGCCCTCTACCCAGACCTGAACCCGTCCTGCCAGAGACCGCAGATGGGCAGCATGCTGGGGGGGTGCTACGGGGGCACGAGTGCGAGGTACACCAGGCTGCTCCCGGCCCCTTCCCCCTCCCAACCCccccccagcctccacctgcagccccccgccccctccctgcCCCTCATGGGCCTGCTAGATCACCTTGTGCTGGCGGGGTCCGACACAGGCCAGCCCAGGCAGGGAGTGGCCAAGCCACCCAGCCAGGAGGAGCTGGAGTCGGATTCGGGCTTGTCCCTGGGCTCCAGCCCCGCCCTACCGTCGCCTGGCAACCCGGGGGCACTGTACCCCCCCGAGAGCGTGTGCTTCAGCGAGgcggagagggagggggggtcgTCGGGGAGGATGAGGGCCGACTTTGCAGAGCAGATGTACCAGCTGGAATACCAGCAATACCAGATGGGCCAGCAGGCTGCTTACAGCCCTGTGCTGCCTTCCTATGGAGCTccaccccagcagcagcagcagcagcagctccagagcCTGTGCAGCTTTATGcccggcagcagcagcagcagcagcagcagcaatggcAGTGGGGTTATGGTGGGGGCCAGAAAGCCTTCCCTCAGCCCTCGGCGGGACCTGAGCCGGGATGAGAGGCGCGCCCTGGCCCTGAGCATCCCCTTCCCCCTGGAGAGGATCGTCAACCTTCCCGTGGACGACTTCAACGAGCTGCTGGCCCGCCGCCCGCTGAACGAGAGCCAGCTGGCCCTCGTCCGAGACATCCGCCGGCGGGGCAAGAACAAGGTGGCCGCCCAGAACTGCCGCAAGAGGAAGCTGGAGAACATCGCGCACCTGGAGGGGGACCTGGAGCGGCTGCGCTCCGAGCGGGAGAGGCTGGAGAGGGAGCGGGCCGGCTGCGAGAAGGGGCTGGCGCTCATGAAGGAGAGGCTCGGGAAGCTGTACACCGAGGTGTTCGGGAGGCTCAGGGACGAGCAAGGCAGGCCCTACTCCTCCGAGGATTACTCCCTGCAGCAGACCAGCGACGGCAGCGTGTTCCTGGTGCCGTGcaagcaggaggaggaggagggggcggaCTGAGGGGAACAGGACCCCTGGGGTGGGGTTAATGTTCGTGAGGGGGGCTTCACGGAGACTCTTAAGTCTGGGATTGAAATCAGACTTCTGCTGCATAGCATTTTggtccgttcctggttttactctgagcttgttacctgcacacactggggctaatgaaGCTCGTAGTgagacctggaatgggtgacactgctgtgcgataggaggcACTGAAGGGGACTCGCAAAGCGATTTACTCCAAATGGTCATTTGTGCAGAACTATGAAACACTCAACAGTACGAATGAAGAAATACTAAACCAAGCCTCACAGTCCAGACTTTCGTCATCAAATGCTTTTTTGTGAGCTACTTCTAGTATTTCCAAATTGTCATTGCCTCAAAAGAGACAatcaagtaataaataataaatctgaTTCTAGTTCAGGCCACTccctttcatttttaaatgaaatcagTCCTTAATGTAATCTGATACAATTCAGGTGTACCGGGCTCCAGCAAGCTGAATATTTACTAAAAGGGACTACAGGACAACTAGGCATGTGTGTGGATACCCGTACATGTGTGTGTATTGGGTGTGGGTTCCCGTacatgtgtgtattgtgtgtggataCCCGTACATGTGTGTGTATTGGGTGTGGATACCCGTACATGTGTGTGCATTGGGTGTGGATACCCGTACATGTGTGTGTATTGGGCGTGGATACCCGTACATGTGTGTGCATTGGGTGTGGGTACCCGTACATGTGTGTGTATTGGGTGTGGATACCCGTACATTTCTTAAATATTCAGGTCTGAACTGGTTTTGGCTTGATCCAAGCTTTGTATTCTGGTCTCATTGTTGCTGGAAGTATGACTCACAGCAGACAGAAAGCAGGCAGGGTATCGGAGACCAAGCTTGGGACAAGCTGAAAACAGTTCCTCGTCTTAAGATTTtcattagtaaaataaaaaatatataccaatATATTACTTCAATGCCTATACATGAAGTTTGCCATAAGGGGTGGTTCTGTTAAAACCAACCATCATTCACAACAGCAGCTTGGGGTAATAGTTCAAAAATCAAGCCTCGCCACCTTTTGGAGACTCCGTCAAACAGGAATTGGAAAGACCCGCCATAACACTGTCAGCAGGATGCAGGCAGCCAGGATTCCATGTGGCAAGCTTGCAAGGAGTTTGTATCGTTTTTGgacttaaaacaaacaaggtcttcCTGCAAGCgactacagcagcagcagttgtggtgCATGGTTCACCCCCTAATCTCCAAGTCACACTGGATAAAAGTATCTGCTAAATGAGCAATTAGCTCTTATTCACTTCGTTACATAGCATAGtaatgcaacccccccccccccccccccaacatccAGCTTCCCAACAGAAGTCCACAGCCATTTTTATCAAGTTGGGAAGAGTGCTTCACAAGACTGCAGCCTCCAGAAGCTCAGCCAATAAGGTGTCAATACTGTAACTAGAGGAAGCAGTTAAACTCCCTTCCTGTAAAGACCCACACTGGGGCTCTCCCATCAAGTCCGGGTGCTCAAGATACCGGCTTGGCTTGCCGCTCAGAATTTAGAACCCAGAACTCCTGCGAGACCAACGTTCTGATGCCTTTAAAGACCAAGAGTGTAATACAAATGAGAGCAAAGAACTGGTGATTGTAACTCAATGTGTTGCATCTCCTACcaaggtttaaaaatatataaaaactatttgttttattgtgaagtaCTACGATaaattgttatttaattattgggtggaaaaataaaagataaaacatCTTGCAGCTTTTgcttgtgaatttttttttttttttttgcctgctttTATTCCATAGAAGTGTTATTATAGGTGGACTTGCAGAGAGGGTCAAATCAGAAACATTAGGaagtacacaaaacaaaccagttcacaaaaattactttattgaaaaaagtgaattaaaaaaagctGTCCAGCAGCTTGGATTAAAAAATATCttccatccaaaaaaaataaatgtaaccatCTTCATGTAAAAGCAGCCCTGGAACAGAAGACAAGGTTTATTAGAAATGTGTATATATGCACACGCACAGTTGCccaaagcaatatgaaaaatgcaACAGCTGTTAGATTAAAtagcaatttttttaaaaaaaagcacaaatttcCATTGTGTTCAAAATCAAGCTTTAGGCAAACATCACAAGAGGGTCATCCGAGAACAGCTGGGTGTCATTAAGCTACAGCAGAGACCGTTACAACAGCAGGGGTGTGTCAAATTAAAATGCTGCAGGCAGTCAGTGCCGTGGTTTGAGCATCTTTCCATTGCTGT is a genomic window containing:
- the LOC117967086 gene encoding transcription factor NF-E2 45 kDa subunit-like isoform X2, translated to MAPVGPQPGPRSRMPHLPHCEPDMEFTWQELMALTDLQEFEVPGEPSYDPAVSYLPSPQPMMPPGGFGAAQPLAEPTMPACGLPPALYPDLNPSCQRPQMGSMLGGCYGGTSARYTRLLPAPSPSQPPPSLHLQPPAPSLPLMGLLDHLVLAGSDTGQPRQGVAKPPSQEELESDSGLSLGSSPALPSPGNPGALYPPESVCFSEAEREGGSSGRMRADFAEQMYQLEYQQYQMGQQAAYSPVLPSYGAPPQQQQQQQLQSLCSFMPGSSSSSSSSNGSGVMVGARKPSLSPRRDLSRDERRALALSIPFPLERIVNLPVDDFNELLARRPLNESQLALVRDIRRRGKNKVAAQNCRKRKLENIAHLEGDLERLRSERERLERERAGCEKGLALMKERLGKLYTEVFGRLRDEQGRPYSSEDYSLQQTSDGSVFLVPCKQEEEEGAD
- the LOC117967086 gene encoding transcription factor NF-E2 45 kDa subunit-like isoform X1, translated to MCASANCVLQAQRNFEGLAPQGRLHAGVTMAPVGPQPGPRSRMPHLPHCEPDMEFTWQELMALTDLQEFEVPGEPSYDPAVSYLPSPQPMMPPGGFGAAQPLAEPTMPACGLPPALYPDLNPSCQRPQMGSMLGGCYGGTSARYTRLLPAPSPSQPPPSLHLQPPAPSLPLMGLLDHLVLAGSDTGQPRQGVAKPPSQEELESDSGLSLGSSPALPSPGNPGALYPPESVCFSEAEREGGSSGRMRADFAEQMYQLEYQQYQMGQQAAYSPVLPSYGAPPQQQQQQQLQSLCSFMPGSSSSSSSSNGSGVMVGARKPSLSPRRDLSRDERRALALSIPFPLERIVNLPVDDFNELLARRPLNESQLALVRDIRRRGKNKVAAQNCRKRKLENIAHLEGDLERLRSERERLERERAGCEKGLALMKERLGKLYTEVFGRLRDEQGRPYSSEDYSLQQTSDGSVFLVPCKQEEEEGAD